From one Anticarsia gemmatalis isolate Benzon Research Colony breed Stoneville strain chromosome 20, ilAntGemm2 primary, whole genome shotgun sequence genomic stretch:
- the LOC142981656 gene encoding ommochrome-binding protein-like, whose protein sequence is MQLLLILLGLLTIQAGVIKEETGCNGVKIKGQYYDKEILAENINSPFMLAVDYSTNILYFSYDIKTTKDEFKSARINLNTKEFINITIRNGFAQTVDQETHEIYIGGSEGIYKYDHNTSKAEYFGEIGTNIFMLYFKDILYFTEYPSQYVYTLVNGTTEKFRELRNMKVYHFLIDKENNIFYKNDAGFFSKPLTFRGFDEVTTYKTNVKLRALTMDLNGTVYACLSDGVYLVDKLSATLEHIVEVNDCFGLVFDVDDNLIYSDHNTIVRLKLNNETQC, encoded by the coding sequence ATGCAGTTACTTCTCATCTTACTTGGTCTTCTGACCATCCAAGCTGGTGTTATTAAAGAAGAAACTGGATGCAATGGAGTGAAGATAAAAGGACAATATTACGACAAAGAGATCCTGGCTGAAAACATCAACAGTCCATTCATGCTCGCAGTGGACTACAGTACAAATATCTTGTACTTCAGTTACGATATAAAAACGACAAAAGACGAGTTCAAATCTGCAAGAATAAATCTAAATACAAAAGAATTTATTAACATCACAATAAGAAACGGTTTCGCACAAACAGTTGATCAGGAAACACACGAAATATACATCGGGGGAAGCGAAGGAATTTACAAATACGACCACAATACCAGCAAAGCTGAATACTTTGGAGAAATCGGTACGAATATCTTCATGTTGTACTTCAAagatatactttattttacggAATACCCTTCTCAATATGTCTACACTCTAGTCAATGGTACGACGGAAAAATTTAGAGAGTTGAGAAATATGAAAGTCTATCACTTTCTGATTGATAAagagaataatattttctataaaaatgatGCTGGATTTTTTTCTAAACCTTTAACTTTTAGAGGATTTGATGAAGTTACCACTTATAAGACAAATGTTAAGCTTCGAGCGCTGACTATGGATTTGAACGGTACTGTTTACGCTTGTTTATCTGACGGTGTTTATCTTGTAGATAAACTATCAGCTACTTTAGAACACATTGTAGAAGTCAATGATTGTTTCGGTTTAGTTTTCGATGTTGATGATAATCTTATTTATTCTGACCATAACACGATTGTAAGGCTTAAGTTAAATAATGAAACACAGTGCTAG